Within Balearica regulorum gibbericeps isolate bBalReg1 chromosome 10, bBalReg1.pri, whole genome shotgun sequence, the genomic segment ACAATCTGAGCACCAGAGTATTCAGATACCTGTTGTCCTACTTGGAAGGAGATTGTTTCCTGGCAGCCAGAGGGTGCAGCAAGCCTCCTCCGGCTATTTTTGATCAAAAGGAGTTCTCAGTGCAGCTGAACAGAGAAGCATTTTCCCAAATGCTGACCACTGGAGCTTGGTCGCTCTCAGCTTTGTTAGCATTGTGCCAAAGATAATTCTGGCCCAAAGGAGAACAGGAGGAGATGGAAGGGTTTCGTTAAAACTGCATTGAGAGATCGAAGAGGATGGCACGCCAGAAGGGACAAAGCCTGCTCACAAAGGCTTTGGAACAGGCCATGACCTTGATCATACTGGTGAAATGCAAGCTTGTATTTGTGTATTAAAACACCCTTACAGCTAAAACCATGGGCATGGTCAAATGAAAAGCCGCCCCCAGTGAGCTGTGACAGTGACAGCCATCGATAGGCACCTTTCCGGCACAGCGGGACATGCCCgcagcagctgccaggcacCTCACTATCTCGAGCGCGTTCCAGCAGCGCGTCCCACATCTGTGCCGCGCCATGCCAGCGCCTCAGCAGCCTTGGCCCAGGGCTTGGCAGCGCattgggctgcagcagcaccacccCATCATCGGTGTGCCGAGACCAGGACAGCTTTCGGCACGGCTCACCCCCCGTGCCAGGCAGCACGCCGCggcacagctgcctgctccccaggTCGGGGATGTTGCTAGCTACCACGGGGGGGAATGCCAGCGCCTTCCAAGCCACCCCTAGTCCCTCATGCTGGCCTCgttcccccaccccactcctGCCTTTTCCCACTCAAGGATCCCCAAACGCCTGTGAAAGGATTTCCAAGCTCACCCACTCATATGGCCACGCTGCTGCTTCATCAGCGCTGGAAACTGTCAGAGCACTTGCTCGAGGTACCGAGCGTTCCTCCTGCCTTAAAAATAGCATGGCCGATaagggagggcagagccagCCCGGGGCAGGGAGCGTAACACACCCCGCTGCCGCTCGCCGTGCTCCTCCCAAAGGGACAGCCAAAGCCTCCCCGCTCTCCCGTGGGCAGCGACACACCCAAAAGCACCGTGGACGTTAAAGCATGCAATGTTCTCAAAGCACAGCAGACAGGCATCCAGCGGAGCGAagcagggcagcagaggggtCTGCAGGCTGGAGGGTTCGTGTGGCCATAGATAAACCCATCCTGAGCACTGTGGTGCAACAGCCAGAATCTGAGACCACGCTACAGTTACAGCGGTGGCACCAGCCACAGAGGCTTTGCAGAGCTTTAGAAGCCTCCTCCCGCGCAGAGCAATAGAGCAGTACCTGCGCTTGCCGGTCCCGGAACGCTTCGGGGCTGTACCCCCAGGCTCAGCTCAGGATTTGGCCCCTCTGCCTCCATCGCTCCTCCAGACCCACTCCTGACACACCatcagccacagcagcagcaaggcagaaacTCTTCTCTTATagcctgctgctccctgccttaATTGATCTCCTGATTAGCTCGTCAGGCAGCTGTGCAGTGACCTGCGGCTGGGTTCCCAGCCCACCTGGGCAGCAGGGCTTTCCCGGGAGATGCTCGCAGGCACTGCAGGACCAGCCAACCTGGCTGCCGATTCCTAATCTGCGTATTTCTCCCAATACCTCCTGCCCACTCCAGGAAATTAAAGATGATGCAGAATGATTTTATGATCAAAGTGCTTCCAAGACCAGAATGGATATTGCAATTTAACATAAATGTACAACCAGACACATTAGCTTCCCAAGGAAAGGCCATGTTATTTTTCAAGACAAACAGCTCAGCTCGCATGTTCTCTAGAAATGAGTTACACCACCATGAGATCCCTATGCGTGGTTCAGAGGCTTTTAAGAGTATTTGTCATTCGGAGATACTCCCAATGCCTGCACATAACGGCACTGTCCCTGTAAGGGCATGGCCAAGCCGATCCCTCTCCCTCTTCAGACAGAACGCAGACAGACAGAATTGAGCACCTCGCCTTggcatatataaataaataagtcGTAAATCAAGAGGGCTGTTGGATTTTTATTAGCACAAACCACCTTCTTGCTGAGCAGGCAGCCCATGTCCCTGAATGCTAAAAAAGGGTAGGAACGGGCTCTGGCCTCCTCCGGGGTAAACACTCCCACGCACAGCTCCCGTTCCAAGGGCTCGTGCCTGGCCCGGCACCTGGAAGCACCGTCCACAGCTCGGGGTTTGGGACCAGGGAGTGCGTCCCGGAGCGGCCAAGCCTGGGGTCTTGTGCCGTGGGTTGAGCCCACGTGCCACGCTGCCCACGGGCTGAGGCCAGGCAGCGCCGGGAGCCCCGTGCCACCTCCCGCTTGGACCTCTGCAAGGCAGGGGCTCTCCTGGCGCCCGGGGCTCCCCCTTGCTCGGGGTGCAGGGGACCCGTTTTCCCCCTGCACAGCCCttgctctccccagccccctgcacTCGGGCTCTCCGCTGACATTGCGGTGGATCCTCCTCCTTGCACTGGAGCCCTTCCTAACCCCAACCCACCCTtatctcctccttctctcctcccaggTGGATTTTGAGGATGTGATAGCTGAGCCTGTGGGAACATACAGCTTTGACGGCGTCTGGAAAACCAGCTACACCACCTTCACCGTCAGCAAGTACTGGTGCTACCGGCTGCTCTCTGCCATCCTGGGAATCCCCCTGGCAGTTGTCTGGGGATTCCTCTTTGCCCTCATCTCCTTCTGCCACATCTGGGCAGTGGTGCCCTGCATCAAGAGCTACCTGATAGAGATCCAGTGCGTCAGCCGAATCTACTCCCTCTGCATCCACACCTTCTGTGACCCGCTCTTTGAGGCTCTCTCCAAGATCTGCAGCAACATCAGAGTTGCTCTCCGGAAGGAGATTTAGGTCCCtacacccaccaccaccacccctcctCTGCGCCGGTGTCCCTGGGTCGTGCAGTGTGCCCTGCCCTCAGGCGCACGGACACCCGTGCCCAGGGACCTGCAGCACGGTGGGGCCGCGGGGCAGAGCTGGATGTCGGGGGTGCTCCCTGCAGATGGAGGCACGCTGCTCCTTACTCCATCCCAAAGCCAGAAGCCTTAGGAGAAGAGAAGCCCGTCGAGGCTTGGTGAGCAGCCCAGGGAGAGCCCTCTGCTCTCCAGAACATCCCCTGCGGAGGGACCGCAGCATCTCCTGGACCACGGCCCTGGGCCACAACCTGCAGTTGCAGAGCAAGAAGCAAGggtgcagagatgctgctggacAACAGACCAAACCCTGCTTCTCCATCCCTTCAGTCTAGCATGACACTATGACAAATACTTGCatatgaattattattatttgctgcAAATAATTGTTGTTGTGGAAGCTTCTGTATGAAATCACGCTGCACAAAAGTTTTATGGGTAGAATAGtgaaagaaagcttttcttttttcatgggTGTTTGCATTTCAGCAAAGCTTTGAAATCCAGATCAATTAGTGCATGCGATGCTGTGTCTGCCTCCTGGGAGTAAGTGCTGGGCCCGGGCCGCCGGCAATCGCAAAACCGCTTGGGCAGAGTGACACTCGCCACTTCGTTATGGGGCATCATTATGCTTTGTGGTCAGGTCCAACCGGCAGCGCAGCCGCGGTGGGCAGCTGCCCCGCACATCGCCCACGAGCGCACCGGGGATGCAGAGGGGGAAGCCGGGCAGCACCACGGGCAGCATCAAGAACCAACGGCTTTTGCTCGAGAAGTGACAAGCCTGGCTTTAAGCAAAGCTTTGGCTTGTTTCTCAGGGACAGTAGTGACTACGTGGCTACTTGCTTGCTGCCGGGCAAGCTCTAGCCCACAGCACTGTGTTTATCTTGCACAGCGAGGGCTGTGCCTCTGCTCCGTGCCATCCAGGTGCGGGGGGGGCAGGACTACGCCGACCCCTCGGGCTCTGCCCCGAGGGAGGACGCGCATGTCTGATGCGCTGCCTCGCACCCTTCCCTCCGGCCAGCGCCCCTGCCAGAGCACCCTGGGGCTCACCCAGATGTGCGGGGGGAGCCGAGGAAGGAGCCTCCCCGGGACGCTGCCCGCTCCAGCCACCCCAGGGGAAACATGGGGAGGAGGGACGAAAGTCCATTTCGGAGCTATTTCCTCCCCTGCGTTGTCATTTAATTTTAGTCCATCTTCCACAAAGCCATACGTTAACTTTGAGGCACTTAAACTCTTTTTTGGCTCTGGccttaagtgctttgctgaatcagggccCAGGAGGTCTCGTTGTGCAGAGGTTCTTCTCAATTGTAttcatgtgcttttttccctggCTTCCAACACAAACTTGGAGCCAAAGTCTCTGCTAGTGCCATGCCAAGGACAAGAGCCAGCTTTTCTGCTGGTGCTCTTCCAATGGCTTGGGATTGTGGACTGTCGTTATTCCATAGCAATATAGCACCCAAGGTCCAGCAACACCAGGCCTCGAGATGGATGGagtgatacaaaaaaaaaagaagggtatttagatatttgtaggggaaaaaagtttccaaaCACAATTTATcataagcattttttaaagctttttgtgggaataaaaataattaaaaacaatactGGGATTATattctctttaatgtctttttcttctagTAGTTCATACCCTGAACCCAACAAGCCTCCAAAATTCTGCTCTCCCCATGCAGCGGTCTGTGGGTTCCCCGCACGTGGAGCACACACTGCTCAGCCATCAGCACCTCCATTTTGCTTTGGACCCTTCGGCAGTCCGTTCGATATCCTCCGATGAACAAACCTGGAGCTCCTCTGGAGCCGGGCCGTGGGCTCCGGCGTCACTCGGCCGGAGATGGCGGTGTCCCCACGCGTGGGGCACGGTCCCGCCTGCCTCGCCCCACCGCTGCAGCCAGGAATGGAACCCGGGCTGCAAGGCAGCGCCCCGCGTCTCCCAGAGCCGCTCCCGGCCCTGCGCATCAGTGAAACCTCTCGCCACGCGGGTTTCCTTCCCGGCAGACGGAGGACGTGCCAGGCCCCGGGGTGCCCGGTAAAACCAAACCCCTCTCCTTGTTCTGTGCAGGAGCTAATTAGCTCaaggagaaagaagatgaaCGTGGGAGGAGAATGCTCTATGCTTTCCTAAGGAGTTAAAGCAGTGAATGTGCTGGGTCATACTCAGAAATGTCCCGAGAGCTCACTTGAagctactagaaaaaaaatcaaaggaattCCAGGATATGAAAGGTGAAAATGTACCTGTTGATGACAGTGAAAGagtaaaatacacatttaaacGCATTTTTCATATTCAGTCCCAACATGCAAGGCCAAATCCCATCACCCTTTGACCGCATGCAGGCCTTGTTTCTGCACAGCCCCCCCGGCTGCGGATCCGGGAGGTGGCGTGAGCAAAGGCAGGTCCGTCCGTCTGCAGTCGATGGATCCCACTGGCACCCAATTCATGGGAAAGCCCCCGCCGGCGTCAGCCAGAGCTGCACCTCACCCCAGCTGACCCCGCCGAGGGCTGTGTCACAGCTCGCGTCATGTTACGGCACAAAGCGGCGTGCAGTTCTCCATAAACAAAAGCGTCCTTACGCTGAGCATCCTTGGGTCTTGTCTCTAAAGCGTTGTTTCACATcagtttccttcattttcttagtCTAGTGCTCCTTCTGCACTTCCCCTCCCGCCTTCCATCAAGACACAGTcagaaaactttatttacaGGTATTTCTTAACAATAAAAGTTCCATGCCATAAGCATGACCTTGTGCGTTACAGAGCAAGAAAATTGCATTGGTGTAAAAGACTAAATGCAATCTATGGtaaacccaaaacaaaagcTTGGCCTCGGGGGACTCGACAGTTTTTCCATCAGAGCCGTGGGGTCCAGCTGTAATCCCACATGCCTGCCTTCGGGGAAGCTTTTGGGCACACTCAGCAAACGTGGCATTGCACACATCCCCTGACCCTGCAGCCGTGTCCGCTCCCGTCTCCTGCTGACCCGTGTGCGCAGCCTCGCACAGCACGCGCGGCAGAGCGGGGGTAGGGACACCCGGGTGCTGGCGTTGTCCCCCGGGAGGGTTatccccagccctgtccccactGTGCCCCCAGCCCGTGGTGCCAGGActgccctgctctgtgctggtggTGCCGCCAGCAGGCccgggctgggggaggggggctggcACTGTGCAGGGACGCAGGGACGCAGGGACGCAGGGACGCAGGGACGCAGGGATGCAGGGACGCAGGGATGCAAGGACGCAGGGACGCAGGGACGCAGGGACGCAGGGAcgcagggatgcagggatgcagggctggggctgcctctgccccacAGCGCGTCAAGTGAAGCGAGTGCACCCGTGTTGAGAGCAGtgcccacagctctgcccagccagGCGCTGCCATCCCGCGGGATTCCTGCTGCAGGTGGAGACGGGGCCGGGTGTCCAACGCCTGCGTGCCCAGTGTGGCACCCACCACgctgtgctgcagcccctcGCATCCGACAGGGACGCAGCGCACCTGCCCTGGCAGCGCAGGATCATTTGGGGCAAAA encodes:
- the CAV3 gene encoding caveolin-3, with protein sequence MAEEQAELEERIIIKDQHTKEIDLVNRDPKRINEDVVKVDFEDVIAEPVGTYSFDGVWKTSYTTFTVSKYWCYRLLSAILGIPLAVVWGFLFALISFCHIWAVVPCIKSYLIEIQCVSRIYSLCIHTFCDPLFEALSKICSNIRVALRKEI